A region of [Chlorobium] sp. 445 DNA encodes the following proteins:
- the rpoN gene encoding RNA polymerase sigma-54 factor produces MNLTMNAKMTASLLKKILTYHYTEFTMMHYQKLMQTLGVTQNELRRAVQLIQKLNPKPIRNSSERVKYIVPDFIVTFDGDELVVSANERNIPQIRISRRYKEILEDKRQDRSAREFIRQKIEAAKGFMSAIEMRRHTMRKIMDAIVRRQYEFFAVGPEKLKPMILKDIAEEAGVDISTVSRVVNGKYVQTDKGIWELKYFFSTAVETESGDEISNRIIKQFIKDFIEKEESGKPLSDDKLAEMLAQHGYKVARRTVTKYREQLNIPVARLRKKIEATG; encoded by the coding sequence ATGAATTTGACGATGAACGCGAAGATGACCGCCAGCTTGCTCAAAAAAATTTTGACCTATCACTACACAGAATTTACGATGATGCACTACCAGAAACTGATGCAAACGCTGGGGGTAACACAAAATGAATTACGGCGTGCCGTGCAACTGATTCAAAAACTTAACCCGAAACCCATTCGCAACTCAAGTGAAAGAGTGAAATATATTGTCCCCGATTTCATCGTAACCTTTGACGGTGATGAATTGGTGGTCAGCGCAAACGAACGCAATATCCCACAAATCCGCATTTCACGCCGATATAAAGAAATTTTGGAAGACAAACGCCAAGATCGCAGCGCGCGCGAATTTATTCGACAAAAAATCGAGGCGGCAAAAGGCTTCATGAGCGCAATTGAGATGCGTCGCCACACGATGCGCAAAATTATGGATGCTATCGTGCGCCGTCAATATGAATTCTTTGCAGTAGGTCCTGAAAAACTTAAGCCGATGATTCTCAAAGATATCGCTGAAGAGGCAGGCGTTGACATTTCCACAGTTAGCCGCGTGGTCAATGGCAAATATGTACAAACCGACAAGGGTATCTGGGAACTCAAATACTTTTTCAGTACCGCTGTAGAAACCGAATCCGGCGATGAAATCTCAAACCGCATTATCAAGCAGTTCATTAAAGACTTCATTGAAAAAGAAGAATCAGGCAAACCGCTCTCTGACGATAAACTTGCTGAAATGCTTGCCCAGCATGGCTACAAGGTGGCGCGTCGCACCGTAACCAAATACCGTGAACAACTCAACATTCCCGTCGCACGCTTACGCAAAAAAATTGAAGCAACTGGATAA
- a CDS encoding ABC transporter substrate-binding protein, which translates to MKNFLFTTFVTFRNFLTVECSFPHNLIDMFCKSFHCNFLAAALLFVLSLNLLGCGRSSETPTRPKIGYVLMVRDATLEEARRGFFDALRDSGYEAGQTLDVIDQNAEGDVANLNQILDYCLAQKVVLIATNPTVATIAAVSKTQTVPVCMMVSPRPDLAGLSKSPDDAPKNLFGVYETLNYIDTSVSLIKEVFPKAKRIGTIFNTSEPNSVNAMGRLRSMCKLLGYELFEVGITNSNESQQAAQTLLSRRIDVFFALPDNIIFSSFETIKQTLDTKRVPIVTSEIGLVKRGALIAYGADIYEWGRQAGRIAVKILRGESVLKLEEVQIRKRVCNAQALQLAGLSVPSGFEAL; encoded by the coding sequence ATGAAAAATTTTCTTTTTACAACATTTGTTACTTTTAGAAACTTCTTAACAGTGGAATGTTCTTTTCCACACAACCTTATCGATATGTTTTGCAAATCTTTTCATTGCAACTTCCTTGCTGCTGCACTGCTGTTTGTGCTTTCTCTCAACCTTTTAGGGTGCGGCCGCTCTTCGGAAACACCTACTCGTCCTAAAATTGGCTATGTGCTGATGGTGCGCGATGCCACACTTGAAGAAGCACGTCGTGGCTTTTTTGATGCACTTAGAGATTCTGGTTATGAAGCTGGTCAGACACTTGATGTGATTGATCAAAATGCGGAAGGTGATGTTGCAAATCTGAACCAAATTTTGGATTACTGTCTTGCGCAGAAGGTCGTACTGATTGCCACCAACCCTACGGTTGCTACAATCGCTGCTGTCAGCAAAACGCAAACTGTGCCTGTGTGCATGATGGTCTCTCCTCGCCCTGACTTAGCTGGACTTTCAAAATCACCAGATGATGCACCAAAGAATCTCTTCGGCGTCTATGAAACACTCAATTACATTGATACGAGTGTTTCGCTCATCAAAGAGGTTTTTCCAAAAGCCAAGCGCATCGGTACCATTTTCAACACCAGTGAACCGAACTCAGTCAATGCCATGGGACGCTTGCGCTCGATGTGCAAACTTTTAGGTTATGAACTCTTCGAGGTAGGGATAACGAACTCGAATGAATCGCAGCAAGCTGCACAAACTTTGCTCTCACGAAGAATTGATGTTTTCTTTGCCCTGCCCGATAACATTATTTTTTCGAGCTTTGAGACCATCAAGCAAACGCTGGACACAAAGCGCGTACCGATTGTGACCTCCGAAATTGGTCTTGTCAAGCGTGGTGCGCTCATTGCCTACGGAGCGGACATTTACGAATGGGGCAGGCAAGCAGGTAGAATTGCTGTCAAGATTTTGCGCGGTGAAAGTGTGCTCAAGCTCGAGGAAGTTCAAATTCGCAAGCGTGTCTGCAATGCCCAAGCGCTGCAACTTGCCGGTCTTTCTGTTCCATCAGGTTTTGAGGCGCTCTAA
- a CDS encoding bifunctional methylenetetrahydrofolate dehydrogenase/methenyltetrahydrofolate cyclohydrolase FolD, protein MQLLDGKKISEEIKAELKARLAYLLSQTGRSPGLAVIIVGENPASQIYVRNKAKACTDIGIRSTVIELAASISQAELLQRIHALNEDESVHGILVQQPLPAHIDDFAITLAILPDKDVDGFHPENVGRLVIGRLNDCFVSCTPLGVLELLRRYAIDPSGKHCVVLGRSNIVGKPMANLMLQKLAGMNATVTICHSASHDIASFTRQADILIAAIGKAHFVTADMVKPQAVVIDVGINRIADASAKSGSRIVGDVDFEAVSKVASALTPVPGGVGPMTIAMLLSNTVKSFERHLRR, encoded by the coding sequence ATGCAACTTCTTGATGGCAAAAAAATCTCTGAAGAGATCAAAGCTGAACTCAAAGCACGTCTTGCCTACCTGCTTTCGCAAACAGGACGCTCACCTGGACTTGCAGTCATCATCGTTGGTGAAAACCCTGCATCGCAAATCTATGTGCGCAATAAAGCGAAAGCCTGCACCGACATTGGGATTCGCTCCACTGTGATTGAGCTTGCAGCAAGCATCTCGCAAGCTGAATTGCTTCAACGCATTCACGCACTCAATGAAGATGAGTCCGTGCATGGCATTTTGGTTCAGCAGCCTTTGCCTGCACACATCGACGATTTTGCCATAACCCTTGCCATTTTGCCCGATAAAGATGTTGATGGCTTTCACCCTGAAAACGTAGGGCGGCTGGTGATTGGTCGCCTCAATGACTGTTTTGTTAGTTGTACGCCGCTTGGTGTGCTTGAGCTGCTGCGTCGATATGCGATTGATCCTTCAGGTAAGCACTGTGTGGTTTTGGGTCGCAGCAATATCGTCGGCAAACCGATGGCAAATCTCATGCTGCAAAAGTTAGCCGGCATGAATGCCACTGTTACGATTTGCCACTCTGCTTCACATGACATTGCCTCTTTCACACGCCAAGCAGATATTCTTATTGCTGCAATTGGCAAAGCGCACTTTGTTACAGCCGACATGGTCAAGCCTCAGGCTGTTGTTATTGATGTCGGCATTAACCGCATTGCCGATGCGTCGGCAAAATCAGGCTCACGCATTGTGGGCGATGTAGATTTCGAGGCGGTCTCAAAAGTCGCCTCTGCTCTAACACCCGTACCCGGCGGGGTCGGTCCTATGACCATTGCCATGCTACTGAGCAACACTGTCAAATCCTTTGAGCGGCATCTGCGGCGATGA
- a CDS encoding NAD-dependent dehydratase produces the protein MSTQPITVITGAAGFLGSHLCDRFLQEGHKVIGIDNFITGNPDNLAHLFGNPHFKFIRHDVSNFIYVEGRVDNVLHFASPASPIDYLKIPIQTLKVGSLGTHNALGLAKAKNARFMIASTSEVYGDPLEHPQKETYWGHVNPVGLRGCYDEAKRFAEAMTMAYHRHHGLNTRILRIFNTYGERMRLDDGRALPSFVSSAIKGEAMTVFGDGSQTRSFCYVSDLIEGIWRLLHTDFHEPVNIGNPSEITILDFAKEVQAIVRELIGKEIPIVHKPLPADDPKQRRPDITRAKELLGWEPKVDRAEGLRKTICFFLKQAGQL, from the coding sequence ATGTCAACACAGCCTATCACGGTCATTACAGGTGCAGCCGGCTTTTTAGGCTCACATCTCTGCGACCGATTTTTGCAAGAAGGACACAAAGTTATCGGCATTGACAATTTTATTACAGGGAACCCCGACAATCTTGCCCATCTTTTTGGCAATCCTCATTTCAAGTTCATTCGCCATGATGTTTCCAATTTCATTTATGTCGAGGGGCGCGTCGATAATGTCTTGCATTTTGCCTCACCTGCAAGTCCGATAGATTATCTGAAAATTCCGATTCAGACGCTCAAAGTCGGCTCGCTTGGCACGCACAACGCCTTAGGTTTAGCCAAAGCAAAAAATGCCCGTTTCATGATTGCTTCCACGTCGGAAGTCTATGGCGATCCACTCGAGCATCCGCAAAAAGAAACTTACTGGGGGCATGTTAATCCGGTTGGCTTGCGCGGCTGTTACGACGAAGCCAAACGTTTTGCTGAGGCGATGACCATGGCTTACCATCGTCATCATGGGCTGAACACACGGATTTTGCGCATCTTCAACACCTACGGCGAAAGAATGCGCCTTGATGATGGTCGCGCGCTGCCCTCTTTTGTCAGTTCCGCTATCAAAGGTGAAGCCATGACTGTCTTCGGTGATGGCTCACAGACGCGCAGCTTTTGCTATGTCTCCGACCTTATCGAGGGCATTTGGCGACTCTTACACACAGATTTTCACGAGCCTGTCAACATCGGCAATCCAAGTGAAATCACCATTTTGGATTTTGCCAAAGAAGTGCAAGCCATTGTGCGCGAACTTATCGGGAAAGAAATTCCTATTGTCCATAAGCCCTTGCCAGCTGATGACCCCAAACAGCGACGCCCTGATATCACGCGTGCAAAAGAACTTTTGGGCTGGGAGCCGAAAGTCGACCGCGCTGAAGGTCTGCGTAAAACCATTTGTTTTTTTCTCAAACAAGCCGGTCAACTCTGA